One window from the genome of Nicotiana tomentosiformis chromosome 5, ASM39032v3, whole genome shotgun sequence encodes:
- the LOC104117533 gene encoding protein trichome birefringence-like 33: MELPPSLPLFRKTRFYHYLFLLLSLVVFLISYSAFLLPSSPSVTSLANLIWPTPKPTKKNKDKLPFAIGEAEKECDLFSGNWVWDESSRPLYEESECPYLLPQQTCQEHGRPDKDYLYWRWQPHNCLIPRFDASLMLETLRGKRMMFVGDSLNRGQFISLVCLVHKIIPNDAKSLHKVDSFTIFTAKNYNATIEFYWAPFLLESNADSPGKHRVPDRIVRKDSINTHGQNWKGVDIMVFNTYIWWMTGRTFKILNGTFDDNIKHIADVPTEDAYGMAMENLLRWIKGNVDPKRNRVFFTSMSPSHAWSKEWGGDPNGNCYNETKMIDDPNYWGSDSRKSIMQVIGEEFGKSKVPITFLNITQLSMPRKDAHTSIYKERWGPLCQEERANPVSYADCIHWCVPGIQDVWNELLFAKLFYP; encoded by the exons ATGGAATTGCCTCCTTCTTTGCCCCTCTTCAGAAAAACTCGTTTTTATCATTATCTCTTCTTATTACTAAGTTTGGTTGTATTTTTGATTAGTTATTCAGCCTTTCTTCTTCCATCTTCGCCATCAGTCACATCCTTAGCCAACTTGATTTGGCCAACTCCAAAACCTACAA AGAAGAACAAGGATAAGTTGCCATTTGCAATTGGAGAAGCTGAAAAAGAGTGCGATTTATTCAGTGGAAATTGGGTTTGGGATGAGTCAAGTCGGCCTTTATATGAGGAATCAGAATGTCCATATTTACTTCCTCAGCAGACTTGCCAAGAACATGGCAGGCCAGACAAGGATTATCTCTATTGGAGATGGCAACCTCATAATTGTCTTATTCCAAG ATTCGATGCATCTTTGATGCTCGAAACTCTTCGAGGAAAGAGGATGATGTTTGTAGGTGATTCCTTAAATAGAGGCCAATTCATTTCCTTGGTTTGCCTCGTTCATAAAATCATACCAAATGACGCCAAATCCCTCCATAAAGTTGATTCATTTACCATTTTCACAGCCAAG AATTACAATGCGACAATTGAATTCTATTGGGCACCATTTCTTCTAGAATCAAATGCAGATAGTCCTGGAAAGCACAGGGTACCTGATCGAATTGTTCGAAAAGATTCAATAAATACCCATGGGCAAAATTGGAAAGGAGTCGATATAATGGTGTTCAATACCTATATTTGGTGGATGACAGGCCGTACATTCAAGATTCT GAATGGTACATTTGATGATAATATAAAACACATAGCAGATGTGCCAACTGAAGATGCTTATGGTATGGCGATGGAGAATTTACTGAGGTGGATAAAGGGAAATGTGGATCCAAAACGAAATAGGGTCTTTTTTACCAGCATGTCACCTTCTCATGCATG GAGCAAAGAGTGGGGAGGAGATCCAAATGGCAACTGTTATAATGAAACAAAAATGATAGACGATCCGAATTACTGGGGATCAGATAGTAGAAAAAGCATAATGCAAGTTATTGGTGAAGAATTTGGTAAATCCAAAGTGCCAATTACATTTCTCAACATCACTCAACTATCAATGCCACGAAAGGATGCACACACATCAATTTACAAGGAGAGATGGGGACCTTTATGTCAAGAAGAACGAGCAAACCCTGTAAGCTATGCTGATTGTATACATTGGTGTGTGCCTGGAATTCAAGATGTTTGGAATGAGCTTTTATTTGCAAAGCTTTTCTATCCTTAA